In one window of Tumebacillus algifaecis DNA:
- a CDS encoding alpha/beta hydrolase, which translates to MRRKRKKRVWFWLSFWSLLAVLAPALSIAYVSWEYLHPPKKPLSVTPMAFHLDYQDVSFHSRGEDVTLKGWLVQSKEQSRRIVIFAHGYSENRASANVALHMAHVLHLRGIASLMFDFRGAGESDGKMTSLGYFERSDLLGAIDYAKSLGYRHIGLVGFSMGASTALNVAPDVPEVQAVIADSAFTNLSQYLEGNLPNLHPLAELEFMPKLAMWETSLLTGIEPETVQPIASIQKLRDRGVFLIHAAGDDIIPASESKQLYTASGSMNTLLWVSPAQKHVGTYRTATNEYLVRTSSFLAYHLNKELDDSQVVEHMMPNDVVTKVRLATVLSEKQSAW; encoded by the coding sequence GTGCGGCGAAAACGAAAAAAAAGAGTCTGGTTCTGGCTGTCCTTTTGGAGCCTGCTGGCCGTCTTAGCCCCAGCGCTCAGCATTGCCTATGTCAGTTGGGAATATTTGCATCCTCCGAAAAAACCGCTCTCCGTCACGCCTATGGCGTTTCATCTCGATTATCAAGATGTTTCGTTTCACAGTCGGGGTGAGGATGTCACTTTGAAAGGTTGGTTGGTACAGTCAAAAGAGCAGAGCAGGCGCATCGTCATTTTTGCGCACGGATATTCGGAAAATAGAGCCAGTGCCAATGTGGCTTTACATATGGCGCACGTCCTGCATTTGCGTGGAATCGCATCACTGATGTTCGATTTTCGCGGCGCGGGTGAATCGGATGGAAAGATGACATCGCTCGGGTATTTTGAACGGAGCGATCTGCTCGGAGCGATCGACTATGCCAAAAGTCTTGGCTATCGGCACATCGGGCTGGTCGGCTTTTCGATGGGCGCTTCCACCGCATTAAATGTCGCACCCGACGTACCGGAAGTGCAGGCGGTGATCGCCGACTCAGCATTTACCAATTTGAGTCAATATTTGGAGGGGAATCTGCCCAACCTGCACCCGCTTGCTGAACTCGAATTTATGCCCAAACTGGCGATGTGGGAGACAAGCTTGCTGACTGGGATTGAACCGGAGACGGTCCAGCCGATCGCTTCGATTCAGAAGTTGCGCGACCGTGGGGTCTTTTTGATTCACGCGGCAGGGGATGACATCATTCCAGCGTCAGAGAGCAAGCAGCTCTATACTGCGTCAGGGTCGATGAACACGTTGCTTTGGGTTTCTCCTGCGCAAAAGCATGTTGGCACTTATCGGACGGCGACCAACGAGTATTTGGTGCGCACGAGTTCCTTTTTGGCCTATCATCTGAACAAAGAACTTGATGACAGCCAGGTTGTGGAGCACATGATGCCTAACGATGTGGTGACGAAAGTTAGGTTGGCGACCGTGCTGAGCGAAAAACAATCTGCATGGTAA
- a CDS encoding non-ribosomal peptide synthetase: MKNLGDRLAALSPEQRALLEKKLQEKNIDSSKLAKAETRIPRRQGTGPAQLSYDQERIWFFQQMEPNDPAYNMYNVVKITGALDLERMEQSVAKIVQRHETLRTTFAQFDSVPMAVVADSLAVPLVVNDVRGTAEAVVLEQILAEVKVPFALEQQPLLRISFWQTGEQEHLFLLIVHHIVSDNLSLGLFFGELLMHYQGMELPDLPLQYTDFAEWQREQLQGANREKLVSYWQERLAGSDFVLNLPTDRPRPAVQTYRGGQVKVSVPTTIRSAIRALGGKQNLSPFMVTLAAYQALLYRYTGQEDLLIGTPVSLRKQQETQQLIGYLLNTLVIRTQVTPELSGADLLMRTKEASTAAFTNGDMPFGLLLEAIQPKRDLSRSPIFQAMFTYVEGGGGEQSVEGLTLQPLEFDGGTAKCDLALTMLDSEAGAELLIEYAADLFERETIERMAGHYLALLAGLVQTPERTVGELPLLTEAEQKRLLIDWNRTQDTLPAARNLCIHEQFEAQVAKTPEKVALVFEEQQLTYAELNDRANEVARYLIEQCGVGPGRRVGIFIERSLELVVGLFGILKSGAAYVPLDPSYPAERIAYVLHDANVHALVTLDRHQEQLPEHPGVLLVSLSTNPFAVHGTAKMASESAKSTASLHDLAYLIYTSGSTGLPKGVMVEHQNVANFFCGMDERIKLQDGDVLLSATSYAFDISVLELLWPFTRGIQVVIIPTPDQLAVQARKHGVTLLQGTPSLLKMALDNPETSDALGGLRLLMLGGEALTTATVAGVREKLSCTIFNMYGPTETTIWSSTYEVQGTEQALIPIGKPIVNTQFYVLDAQMQPVPIGVPGELYIGGAGVTRGYYERPQLTEERYVPDHFSGQGLLYRTGDMVRWLPDGNVEYLARLDQQVKVRGFRIELGEVEARLSTHPDVEEVAVAAWPDPQGDLRLIGYIVPKATSTPNSGALRSFLQKSLPDYMVPTAFITLEALPLTQNGKLDRKALPNLDAQSHAEVTAPKTAVQEVLARLFHEVLGIEHVSTSANFFEIGGHSLRATQLAVSIRRIFGLEIPLHRLFERATIVEIEDEMKLTAGDLHQLEQKAKQFMQTGESLSTPQIKQLARASRKRRS; this comes from the coding sequence ATGAAAAATTTAGGAGACCGTCTCGCGGCGCTCTCACCGGAGCAACGAGCGCTCTTGGAAAAGAAGCTACAGGAAAAAAACATCGACAGCAGTAAGCTGGCCAAGGCGGAGACGCGCATTCCACGTCGTCAAGGAACGGGACCCGCACAGCTGTCGTACGACCAAGAGCGCATTTGGTTCTTCCAGCAGATGGAGCCGAATGATCCGGCCTACAACATGTATAACGTGGTCAAGATCACCGGCGCATTGGATCTGGAGCGAATGGAGCAGAGCGTAGCGAAGATCGTGCAACGCCATGAAACGCTACGTACCACGTTCGCTCAGTTTGACAGCGTACCGATGGCCGTGGTGGCCGATTCCTTGGCGGTGCCGCTCGTGGTGAACGACGTGCGCGGCACGGCAGAAGCGGTGGTGCTGGAGCAGATTTTGGCAGAGGTGAAGGTGCCTTTTGCATTGGAACAACAGCCGTTGTTGCGGATCAGCTTCTGGCAGACGGGTGAACAGGAGCATCTGTTTTTGCTGATCGTGCACCATATCGTCAGCGATAATTTGTCGCTCGGACTGTTCTTTGGCGAACTGTTGATGCACTACCAAGGGATGGAACTGCCCGACCTGCCGCTGCAATATACCGATTTTGCCGAGTGGCAGCGGGAACAATTGCAAGGGGCGAATCGGGAAAAGCTGGTGTCGTATTGGCAGGAAAGGCTTGCCGGAAGCGACTTTGTCCTGAACTTGCCGACCGACCGTCCTCGTCCTGCCGTGCAGACCTATCGCGGGGGACAGGTGAAGGTATCTGTGCCCACTACGATCAGATCGGCGATCAGAGCGTTGGGCGGCAAACAGAACCTCTCGCCGTTCATGGTGACGCTTGCGGCGTATCAAGCGTTGCTCTATCGCTATACGGGACAGGAAGATCTGCTGATCGGCACGCCGGTCTCGTTGCGCAAACAGCAGGAGACACAACAGTTGATCGGGTATCTGCTGAACACGCTGGTGATTCGGACACAGGTCACGCCCGAGTTGAGCGGGGCCGACTTGCTTATGCGGACCAAAGAAGCGAGCACAGCGGCATTTACCAATGGCGATATGCCGTTCGGATTGCTCTTGGAAGCGATCCAGCCAAAGCGTGATCTGAGTCGCAGCCCGATTTTTCAAGCGATGTTTACGTACGTGGAAGGCGGGGGTGGCGAACAGTCGGTGGAAGGACTGACATTGCAACCGCTCGAGTTTGACGGTGGGACAGCAAAATGTGACCTGGCACTGACCATGCTCGATTCGGAAGCGGGCGCAGAGCTGTTGATCGAATATGCGGCCGATCTGTTCGAGCGCGAGACGATCGAACGCATGGCCGGGCATTATCTCGCCCTGCTGGCAGGGTTGGTACAAACGCCGGAGCGCACGGTCGGCGAGTTGCCCTTGTTAACCGAAGCGGAGCAAAAGCGTCTGCTCATCGACTGGAATCGGACGCAAGACACGCTTCCCGCCGCGCGCAACCTCTGCATCCATGAGCAGTTCGAAGCGCAAGTGGCAAAGACGCCGGAGAAGGTGGCCCTCGTGTTCGAGGAGCAACAATTGACCTATGCAGAATTGAATGATCGTGCGAACGAGGTCGCACGGTATCTGATCGAACAATGTGGTGTCGGACCAGGAAGGCGGGTCGGTATCTTCATCGAACGGTCATTGGAATTGGTCGTCGGGTTGTTTGGCATCTTAAAATCGGGTGCGGCCTATGTGCCGCTCGATCCGAGCTATCCGGCTGAACGCATCGCCTACGTATTACACGATGCGAACGTCCATGCGCTGGTGACGCTGGATCGCCATCAGGAGCAGTTACCAGAACATCCTGGCGTGTTGCTCGTTTCATTGAGCACAAATCCGTTCGCAGTACATGGTACTGCCAAGATGGCGAGCGAATCGGCAAAATCGACAGCATCGCTTCACGACCTTGCCTACCTGATCTATACGTCAGGCTCTACAGGACTGCCCAAAGGGGTGATGGTGGAGCATCAGAATGTCGCAAACTTCTTCTGCGGCATGGATGAACGGATCAAGCTACAGGACGGGGATGTGTTGCTTTCCGCTACGAGCTATGCCTTTGATATTTCGGTATTGGAACTGTTGTGGCCGTTTACGCGGGGCATTCAAGTGGTAATCATCCCCACTCCCGACCAACTGGCTGTGCAGGCGCGCAAACATGGTGTGACGCTGCTGCAAGGAACCCCGTCCTTGCTGAAGATGGCGCTCGACAATCCGGAAACGTCAGACGCCTTAGGCGGACTGCGGCTGTTGATGCTTGGCGGGGAAGCGCTGACGACAGCGACGGTGGCAGGCGTTCGGGAGAAGCTGTCCTGCACCATCTTCAATATGTACGGACCGACCGAAACTACCATCTGGTCGTCCACTTATGAAGTGCAGGGCACAGAACAGGCGCTCATCCCGATCGGCAAACCGATCGTAAACACGCAATTTTATGTGCTCGATGCACAAATGCAACCTGTGCCGATCGGTGTGCCCGGTGAGTTGTACATCGGGGGTGCAGGCGTGACGCGCGGCTATTATGAACGTCCCCAACTGACCGAGGAGCGTTATGTGCCCGATCATTTCAGCGGACAGGGCCTGCTCTACCGCACGGGAGACATGGTGCGCTGGCTGCCCGATGGAAACGTGGAATATCTGGCCCGTCTGGATCAGCAGGTCAAAGTGCGCGGGTTTCGGATTGAGCTTGGCGAAGTGGAAGCGCGGCTGAGTACACATCCGGATGTTGAGGAAGTGGCAGTGGCAGCTTGGCCCGACCCGCAAGGCGATCTGCGTTTGATCGGGTACATCGTCCCAAAAGCGACTTCAACGCCGAACAGCGGGGCGTTGCGCTCCTTCTTGCAGAAGAGCCTGCCCGATTACATGGTGCCAACCGCATTTATCACGCTCGAGGCACTGCCGCTGACGCAAAACGGCAAACTCGACCGCAAAGCGTTGCCCAATTTGGATGCTCAGTCGCACGCGGAAGTCACCGCGCCAAAAACTGCGGTACAGGAAGTGCTAGCTCGTCTGTTTCATGAAGTGCTTGGCATCGAGCATGTTTCGACGTCGGCAAACTTCTTCGAAATCGGTGGACATTCGCTGCGGGCGACACAGCTTGCCGTAAGCATCAGGCGCATCTTCGGTCTGGAGATTCCGCTCCATCGTTTGTTTGAGCGGGCGACCATCGTCGAAATCGAAGACGAGATGAAGTTGACAGCAGGCGATCTGCACCAGTTGGAACAGAAGGCCAAACAGTTCATGCAAACGGGCGAAAGTCTGTCCACACCGCAGATCAAGCAACTGGCGAGAGCATCTCGAAAACGTCGGTCATAA
- a CDS encoding GNAT family N-acetyltransferase, whose protein sequence is MTKMLQLHIRNLTPQDAALFRELRLRALQEYPQAFGSSFEEEQTVTLEQITATFATRVAPQNFVAGAFQEDGSLVGTIGFFQQPKRKVQHKGMIWGMYVVPELHGSGAGAKLLQHAIEQARQIPGLTQIQLAVVSSNESAKRLYQKYGFETYGLEKDALITGGKSYDEDLMALYL, encoded by the coding sequence ATGACGAAAATGTTACAACTGCACATTCGCAATCTGACACCACAGGATGCGGCGCTGTTCCGCGAGCTACGCCTGCGCGCGTTGCAGGAATATCCGCAGGCATTCGGCTCCTCATTTGAAGAGGAACAGACCGTTACACTCGAACAGATCACCGCCACGTTTGCGACCCGAGTAGCACCGCAAAATTTTGTGGCAGGTGCTTTTCAAGAAGATGGCAGTCTCGTCGGCACGATCGGTTTTTTCCAGCAGCCCAAACGAAAAGTACAGCACAAAGGCATGATTTGGGGCATGTATGTCGTACCAGAACTGCACGGTTCAGGTGCAGGAGCCAAACTGTTGCAACATGCGATCGAACAGGCGCGCCAGATTCCCGGCCTCACCCAGATCCAACTCGCGGTCGTCTCCAGCAACGAATCGGCCAAACGGCTCTATCAGAAATATGGCTTTGAAACGTACGGTCTGGAAAAAGACGCGCTGATCACAGGCGGCAAGTCCTATGATGAAGACCTGATGGCGCTGTATCTATAA
- a CDS encoding M3 family oligoendopeptidase: protein MLVELSQNWNLDDIFTGGKDSDELALEIKSLHHLLSEMTVVSQDLTQLKALILTLQDLGSRLAECEMFVFCLACERRGDTHVQALQVQVAELRAKQNALLIRLEQVLAVLPQSEWDELLNTEELSSIRLYLDERRERVLVRLSGEQELLVNELAADGYHAWASLYRKLQDQLRVPVELDGERQELTAGQIWGMLSHRDRHVRAHVLDALEVKLKAEEELFAAALNHLAGFRLALYSRRGWDSVLEEPLFNNRLSQATLDAMFGVVEQNRKRLTPFLKRKGELLGLEDLIMPDSGAPFSETTSDMPFNRAAVLIVEQFRAFSPQMAEFAETCFRNGWVDAEERPDKGAGGFCVPFFRREQSRVFMNYRGRASDMLVLAHELGHGYHNHVLNGLPYFAQEYPMSLAETASTFAELIVMDSAIEGAESLEIQAALLADKLGRGILLVLGVYGAYQFERAFYEERKNGIVQAARLSELMAESQRHAHDGVYDRYHPYQWILQPHFYMTDNPFYNFPYTFGYLFSMGLYAQAKRVGAGEFAKKYQQLLGDTGRMTAEQLAQTHLGVDLTKVEFWQGAVDLLAADVEQFLHLTN, encoded by the coding sequence ATGCTAGTGGAATTATCTCAAAATTGGAACTTAGATGACATCTTTACCGGCGGTAAGGACTCGGATGAACTGGCCTTGGAAATAAAGAGCCTTCACCATTTATTGTCCGAGATGACCGTCGTTTCTCAAGATCTCACACAATTGAAAGCGTTGATTTTAACCTTGCAGGATTTGGGAAGTCGATTGGCGGAATGTGAGATGTTTGTGTTCTGCCTGGCTTGTGAGCGGCGCGGGGATACGCACGTGCAAGCCCTTCAAGTGCAGGTCGCTGAATTGCGTGCCAAACAGAATGCGCTCTTGATCCGCTTGGAGCAGGTACTGGCCGTGCTGCCGCAAAGTGAATGGGATGAACTGTTGAACACTGAAGAGCTCAGCTCGATCAGGCTCTATCTTGACGAGCGTCGAGAGCGCGTGCTGGTGCGCTTGAGCGGGGAGCAGGAACTGCTGGTCAACGAACTAGCGGCCGATGGTTATCACGCCTGGGCGAGCTTATATCGCAAGCTTCAAGATCAGCTTCGCGTGCCAGTTGAACTAGACGGTGAGCGGCAAGAGCTCACCGCGGGCCAGATCTGGGGGATGCTCAGCCACAGAGATCGCCATGTCCGCGCACACGTGTTAGATGCTTTAGAAGTAAAGCTGAAAGCGGAAGAAGAGCTGTTCGCCGCGGCGCTCAACCATCTCGCTGGATTCCGTCTCGCCTTATATAGCCGTCGCGGGTGGGACTCGGTGCTGGAGGAGCCTTTGTTCAACAATCGGCTGTCCCAAGCGACACTTGATGCGATGTTCGGGGTTGTCGAGCAAAACCGCAAGCGGCTGACTCCCTTTTTGAAGCGCAAAGGAGAGCTGCTCGGGTTGGAGGATCTGATCATGCCGGACAGCGGCGCTCCCTTCTCCGAGACAACATCAGATATGCCATTCAATCGGGCGGCAGTACTGATCGTCGAACAATTCCGCGCGTTCTCGCCGCAGATGGCCGAATTTGCCGAAACCTGTTTTCGAAACGGGTGGGTGGATGCAGAAGAGCGCCCAGACAAAGGGGCGGGGGGATTTTGCGTCCCGTTTTTCCGCCGCGAACAGTCGCGCGTGTTCATGAATTATCGCGGACGGGCGTCCGACATGCTTGTTCTCGCGCATGAACTGGGTCACGGTTATCATAATCATGTACTGAATGGGCTGCCCTATTTTGCGCAAGAATATCCGATGTCGTTAGCCGAGACGGCGTCCACTTTTGCCGAGTTGATCGTGATGGATTCAGCGATCGAAGGGGCGGAGTCTCTGGAGATTCAGGCTGCTTTGCTCGCCGATAAGCTAGGACGGGGCATCCTGTTGGTGCTGGGCGTGTACGGTGCATATCAGTTTGAGCGTGCCTTTTATGAGGAGCGCAAAAATGGCATCGTGCAGGCAGCGCGACTGTCGGAGCTGATGGCCGAGTCACAGCGCCATGCACATGACGGAGTATATGACCGCTATCATCCGTATCAGTGGATCTTACAGCCCCATTTCTATATGACAGACAACCCGTTTTACAACTTCCCGTACACGTTTGGCTATCTGTTTTCCATGGGGCTCTACGCACAAGCGAAAAGGGTGGGCGCAGGCGAGTTTGCCAAAAAGTATCAGCAATTGCTCGGCGATACGGGCCGCATGACGGCCGAGCAATTGGCGCAGACACATCTTGGTGTTGACTTGACCAAGGTAGAGTTTTGGCAAGGGGCGGTTGACCTGTTGGCGGCAGATGTGGAACAGTTTTTGCACCTTACGAATTAG
- a CDS encoding DUF418 domain-containing protein, which translates to MIEQSTINPIQPEQRTLELDVIRGFAIFGILIVNMQFFSSAYVYLLRNRITLWPDEGDKLAKLLIDLFAAGKFYTMFSFLFGIGMMIFLERARQKGKRGLRLFLRRVTILLFFGILHAFFIWSGDILFEYAVLAFLLVLFERARPWFVLLSSCFFLLLRPVLTYFDAYQKITIPLYKASGLGTQLFDPSGLLEQANYVFSSGSYGEQIVQRLTDFVYQYGTFWALFPIVFAMFLLGVYVAKKRIFHDVASNMRLIRSVWIGSLIVALLSYSIKAELYTTNLHSFRYLYGQWIISLFDPALCLFYVTSLLQLLQIQSVRVKLAPLAAVGRMAISNYLASSLICTTIFYSYGFGLFNKVGPAKGLLLACLIYPLLMVGSIVWLRYFRYGPVEWLWRSLTYGELQPMRLERPHQTNS; encoded by the coding sequence ATGATCGAACAGTCAACAATCAATCCGATTCAACCTGAACAGCGAACGCTGGAACTTGATGTGATCCGCGGATTTGCTATCTTCGGAATCCTGATCGTAAATATGCAGTTCTTTTCCAGTGCCTATGTCTATCTGTTACGAAATCGGATCACGCTCTGGCCTGATGAAGGGGACAAGCTGGCCAAGCTGTTGATCGACCTGTTTGCAGCCGGCAAATTTTATACGATGTTTTCCTTTTTATTTGGGATCGGCATGATGATCTTTCTGGAGCGGGCCCGTCAAAAAGGAAAGCGTGGATTGCGTCTGTTTTTGCGCCGAGTCACCATCTTGCTATTCTTTGGCATCCTTCATGCCTTCTTCATCTGGTCGGGTGACATTTTATTCGAATACGCGGTGCTTGCCTTTCTCCTCGTCCTGTTCGAACGGGCCCGACCGTGGTTCGTGTTGCTGTCCTCGTGTTTCTTTCTGCTGCTGAGACCGGTGCTGACCTATTTTGACGCCTACCAAAAGATCACCATTCCGCTTTATAAAGCGTCAGGACTTGGCACCCAATTGTTCGATCCATCTGGTCTGCTCGAACAAGCGAACTACGTCTTTTCATCCGGTAGCTATGGTGAACAGATTGTACAGCGCCTCACCGATTTCGTCTATCAGTACGGTACCTTCTGGGCGCTGTTTCCGATCGTCTTCGCCATGTTCTTGTTGGGAGTCTATGTGGCGAAAAAGCGCATCTTCCACGATGTTGCGAGCAACATGCGGCTGATCCGCTCCGTCTGGATCGGTTCCTTGATCGTCGCCCTGCTCTCCTACTCCATCAAAGCGGAACTCTACACCACGAATCTCCATTCCTTCCGCTACCTGTACGGCCAATGGATCATCTCGCTCTTTGATCCGGCCCTTTGCCTCTTTTATGTCACCTCACTGCTCCAACTGCTACAAATTCAGTCGGTGCGAGTCAAGTTGGCGCCGCTGGCAGCGGTCGGTCGGATGGCGATCTCGAACTACCTGGCTTCCTCGCTGATCTGCACGACGATCTTCTATTCATATGGCTTTGGGCTGTTCAACAAAGTCGGCCCGGCCAAAGGTCTGTTGCTCGCCTGCTTGATCTACCCACTGTTGATGGTCGGCTCGATCGTTTGGCTGCGCTACTTCCGCTACGGCCCTGTCGAGTGGCTCTGGCGGTCGCTCACCTATGGCGAACTGCAACCGATGCGTTTGGAACGACCCCACCAAACCAACTCGTAA
- a CDS encoding DUF4931 domain-containing protein has translation MAYSTETHLQFMMKIGQQKPESIINRETVCPFCDRESLTDILAEDAPMLLLKNKYPVLQDTLQTVLIETDECLSELSTYKREHLHRLMRFAVREWERLEESGDYRSVVMFKSHGPHSGGTIRHPHMQIVGLKKVDYLEHVSQDQFEGIRIAAEPGVELNISTKPKVGFYELNVLLSDREQIDTMSDYIQTAAHYLMHHFHKSCTSYNLFFYRLNGQIAVKIMPRFVASPIFIGFAIPQVADRIDDVVDEIKRLYF, from the coding sequence ATGGCTTATTCGACGGAGACGCATTTGCAATTTATGATGAAAATTGGCCAGCAAAAGCCGGAGAGCATCATCAATCGGGAGACTGTCTGCCCCTTTTGCGACCGGGAGTCGCTGACCGACATTTTGGCGGAAGACGCACCGATGCTGTTGCTCAAGAACAAATATCCGGTGCTGCAAGATACGCTTCAGACCGTGCTGATCGAAACGGATGAGTGCCTCTCCGAACTATCGACCTACAAGCGTGAACATCTGCACCGCTTGATGCGCTTCGCTGTGCGGGAATGGGAACGTCTGGAGGAGAGTGGCGATTACCGCTCGGTGGTGATGTTCAAAAGTCATGGCCCGCATTCGGGCGGAACGATTCGTCATCCACACATGCAGATCGTCGGTTTGAAGAAGGTTGATTATCTGGAGCATGTCAGCCAAGATCAGTTTGAGGGAATCCGGATTGCAGCCGAACCGGGTGTCGAACTGAACATCTCGACGAAGCCGAAGGTCGGGTTTTATGAATTGAACGTGCTGTTGTCAGACCGCGAGCAGATCGACACGATGTCCGACTATATCCAGACGGCCGCTCATTATCTGATGCATCATTTCCATAAGTCCTGCACATCGTACAACCTGTTTTTCTATCGGCTGAACGGGCAGATCGCCGTCAAGATCATGCCGCGCTTTGTGGCCTCCCCCATCTTTATCGGCTTTGCGATTCCGCAGGTGGCCGATCGGATCGACGATGTGGTAGACGAGATCAAAAGGTTGTATTTTTAA
- a CDS encoding condensation domain-containing protein has translation MDDLQKRLAALPPDKRKLLEMALKQKGIDVSKAAPQKERIKKRGHDGPSPLSIDQLRLWESYQETPDDPRHNNYNAQHIKGQLDPDALLSAYQEIVRRHEAWRTVFRVIDGKPMQVILPQLEVEMERIDLRHLPLEERRETANRLMVEATRVPFDVTEAPLFRIQLFRLDEEEHIKLWVTHHLITDRITYMVTDQELLQFYMSEVMGNPLQLALPDVQYADWTEWQHNYLQGDVLADLTAFWKGQLGGASLKLDLPTDHPRPAVMSYEGKRKHFRLPSDLFQGINLLAKNEGVTPFMVFLAAYDALLHLYSGQEDIVVGTPYVNRSRLEVKNTVGYFLTPIVFRLDVHGEMTFRGLLQKVKEVNVAVHKHADIPFGLLVDLMELAPDQSRHPIFQAMFVHVDVPTVQVLEGMPLSIVDLDIDGSTSKYDIVFAVLDANEEPKGFWEFNADLFEQETIEQIVSDMERLLRAVLLDPSQKLADLPLRVKEGRAI, from the coding sequence ATGGACGATCTGCAAAAACGTTTGGCAGCACTGCCGCCTGACAAGCGCAAACTGCTGGAAATGGCGCTGAAACAAAAAGGTATCGATGTGTCAAAAGCGGCTCCGCAAAAGGAGCGCATAAAAAAGCGCGGGCATGACGGCCCGAGCCCCTTGTCGATCGACCAGTTGCGTCTGTGGGAGAGCTACCAAGAGACTCCTGACGACCCACGCCACAACAACTACAACGCTCAGCACATCAAAGGTCAGCTCGACCCTGATGCACTGTTGAGCGCTTATCAGGAGATCGTGCGCCGCCATGAAGCGTGGCGCACCGTCTTCCGCGTGATCGATGGGAAACCGATGCAGGTCATCTTGCCACAGCTTGAGGTGGAGATGGAACGGATCGACTTGCGCCACCTGCCGCTGGAGGAGCGCCGTGAAACGGCGAACCGTCTGATGGTGGAGGCCACGCGAGTTCCTTTTGATGTGACAGAAGCCCCGCTGTTTCGCATTCAACTGTTCCGGTTGGATGAAGAGGAGCATATCAAGCTGTGGGTCACGCACCATCTGATCACCGACCGGATTACCTACATGGTGACCGATCAGGAATTGTTGCAATTCTACATGAGTGAAGTGATGGGCAACCCCTTGCAACTGGCGCTCCCCGATGTGCAATATGCCGATTGGACCGAATGGCAACACAATTATCTGCAAGGGGACGTGCTGGCAGACCTGACCGCTTTTTGGAAAGGGCAACTTGGGGGCGCGTCACTGAAACTCGATCTGCCAACCGACCATCCGCGTCCAGCGGTGATGAGTTATGAAGGCAAGCGCAAGCATTTCCGCCTGCCGAGCGATCTGTTCCAAGGTATCAATCTGCTTGCGAAAAACGAAGGCGTCACGCCGTTTATGGTATTTCTTGCCGCGTATGATGCGCTGCTCCATCTCTACTCCGGACAGGAGGACATCGTCGTTGGGACGCCATACGTTAACCGCTCCCGTCTGGAAGTGAAAAACACGGTCGGCTATTTCCTGACTCCGATCGTTTTCCGCCTGGATGTGCATGGGGAGATGACGTTCCGCGGGCTGCTGCAAAAGGTGAAGGAAGTGAACGTCGCCGTACACAAACATGCAGACATTCCATTTGGACTGCTCGTTGACCTGATGGAACTCGCACCCGATCAGAGCCGTCATCCGATCTTTCAAGCGATGTTCGTCCATGTGGACGTACCGACGGTGCAGGTGCTCGAAGGGATGCCGTTGTCGATCGTCGATCTCGACATCGACGGCTCGACTTCAAAATATGATATCGTCTTCGCGGTGCTCGATGCGAATGAGGAGCCAAAAGGCTTCTGGGAGTTTAACGCAGACCTGTTTGAACAGGAGACGATCGAGCAGATCGTATCCGACATGGAGCGCCTGCTGCGAGCGGTACTTCTCGATCCGTCACAAAAATTGGCCGACCTGCCGCTGCGGGTCAAGGAGGGGCGGGCGATATGA